The sequence below is a genomic window from Pseudomonadota bacterium.
AAAAACCCGCCTTTTCGGTTTTCCCAAAAGGCGAAACAGTTTGCTCACAACCGGAAAGACATCGATTAAAACTATCGCCAAAGGCAACGTTATCACCGATACATATTTGACATTCCGGACAGAATCTTCTATTTGCCGGCGCAAATCATTTTCCCCATGTCGATCGGTCACCTGTGAATACCCATGCTCTCTTTCGCTAAAAGGTACCCCGCACGCGGCGCGGCGGCGCTGTTGCTGCTGTTAATCTGGTACTCCGTCGCCTTCTATGTGCGCCTCGCCCGCCAGGCGGAATTTCCCCTGCCTCAGGAAACCGCGACCGCATTTCTCCGGCTCCTCGCCAACCAGGATAAAATTCTGGATCACTCCCTCTATGCCCACCTTGGAGCCAGTCTCGAACGCTGGTTCATGGGCTACACCGCCGGGGTGGCCTGGGGTCTCGGACTCGGCCTGGCCGGCGCCATGCTGCCCGGAATGGGTCGTACCCTGGCCCCGTTGATCTCGGTTATTCACCTGATTCCGGGCCTGGCCTGGATTCCCATCGCCATCCTGCTGGTCGGCATCAACCAGCGAACCGCTATTTTACTCATTAGCCTGACCGCCATGCCGCCGGTGGTCTTAAGTCTGCAGCAGGGCCTGAAAGCCACGCCGGAGGAATTCATCATGCTCTCCCGCATGTGCGGCGAAGGCCCCGGACGACGGTTTTTCAAGGTCCAGCTGCCGGCCGCCCTACCCCACCTGATCACCGGGCTGCGGCTGGCCCTGGCCAACAGCTGGCGAGTGGTGGTCGCCTCGGAAATGGTGGTCGGCACCGGCCTGGGACTGGGCTATACGATCATGCAGTCGCGCTGGACGCTCGATTACACGACGGCCTTTATCTGCATCGGCCTGATCGTGGTTTGCGGCCTGCTGGCGGAGCATGGATTTTTCGGGATGCTGGAAAAGGTCACGCTGCGACGCTGGGGCATGAGCCGATGAAGCGCGGCGAGGTTGTCCTCGAACATGTGTCCCACGCTTATCCCGGAAGCGACGGCGCGGTATCGGTTATCGATAACCTTCACGTCACGATCGCACCGGGAGAGCTGTTCTGTGTTCTCGGGCCCAGCGGCTGCGGCAAGACCACCCTGCTCAAGCTTATCGCCGGCTTTGCAAAACCGACCGGCGGCCGCATTCTGGTCTCCGGCGAAAAGGTCACGGGACCGGGACCGGAACGGGCGCTGGTTTTTCAGCAACCCCAGCTGTTCCCCTGGTTGACGGTCGCCGCCAATATCGAGCGGGGCCTGCGCCGCCGTTTCCACCAAACCGCGCCCCGGCGGAAAAAGCTGGTCGAACTGCTCGACCTGATCGGCCTGGAAGCTTTTGCCGACCATTATCCCCATCAGTTATCGGGAGGCATGCAGCAACGCGTGGCCCTGGCCCGGGCCCTGGCCCTGGAACCGGAGGTTCTCCTGCTGGATGAGCCCTTCACCGCCCTGGATCAGCTGATCCGGGAACGCCTTCAGGATGAACTGTTACGCCTCAACCGGGAACTTGGCCGCACTATGCTTTTTGTTACCCACAACACTCAGGAAGCCGCCTATCTCGGAAACCGAATCATGGTTTTATCACAGGGACCGGCCCGCGTCACCCGCCTGCTGCGCATTCCCCTGCCTCATCCCCGTCGGCGCGGCGATGAAAAGCTCTGGCGCCTTGAGCGCGAGCTGTACCTCCATTGCGGCTGCTGCAGCGAAACTCCGGATCTGTATCTGATTCCGGCAAATTCCTCGGAAGGACAAAGTCCATGAAAAAACGCTTCAAGTTACTGCTTCCGGCCACAATTTTGCTGCTGTCGGCAGCACTGTCGGCTTGTGAACCGGCCGTGAACCCCGCCAAGCCGCTGCGCCTTGCCTATCCCAACAAGATTCAGTATCTGCCGATGATGCTCAGTTACGCCGAAAGCGGTCGGAAAGCCGTGAATCAGGTTTCGGCTTTCAGCCCGGTAATCGGCAGCGGCGGCATCGACGCGGCCGAAGCCCTGTTGGCCGGGGAGGCCGAAGTCGGAGCCATGGGCGATGTCCCGGCCCTGATTCTGCTCAGCCGCAGCGATCGTTTTCAGGTCATCTGCGCCTTCATGCAAAGCCCGACCATGCATCGACTGGTGGGTTCGAGCGCGCGCGGGGTCAGGAGTCTCAACGATCTTGCCGGCAAACGCCTGGCGCTGCAGCTGGGTTCCAGCACGCACGGCGCCCTGCTCGGTTTTTTTGCGGAAAGGGGTCTGCAGGTAAACGGGATACTGTTGATCTCTATGTCTCCGAACAATTTCACGGAAGCCATGCTCAGCGGCGCGGTCGACGCCGTCGCCGCTTCCGAGCCCTGGCCCCAGAACCTTCTCGACCGGGTTCCGGGCGCCATGCCACTGGCCACGCTGACCATCAGCGGCAACCATTTCCCTCACGTCCTGATCGCCGAGCGCCGGCTGCTTGACTCGCGCCGACCGGAGCTACGTCGACTCCTGCAACAACTAGCTGCAAGCATGGTTTACATCGCTCAGCAACCACAAGCTGCCGCCGTCAGCGCGGCCCGTTTTACCGGGCGGACGGCGGCAGCGGAAGCCCAGGCCTGTAAGGAACTTATTTTCGCCCTTGATTTTTCCCCGGCCGTCAGCAGCGCCCTGCACCAGACCGCGGTATTCCTGCGGGAGCAGAAAAAAATTAACCAACTTCCGGGGGCGGAATCCCTGCGGCCGATCAAGGACCTGCAACCATGACCTCAACCCTTTTCTCGCCGACCTTCGCCCAAACACCGGCGGCCCTGAAAATTTCCATCAGAACAAGCGCGGTGGGCCGGCTGCTGCTGGGACTTGGTCTCCTGTTGTGGATTCTGGGACCGCCGGCAGTGGTCACGGCCGCAAACCCGAGCCTGGGGAAAACCACCAATTTTTACGGCGACGTGCGCTACCGCCTTGAATATCAGGACAATTTCAACGCCCGTTACTACGGTTCCGATCCACCTTCCGGTTCCGACAGCTTTCTTCTGCAAAGAATCCGGCTCGGCCTGCGCCATAGTTTTTCCGAGAAACTGGAACTGGGCTTGGGAATCCAGGATGCGCGGGCCTTCGGCGTAGACCTGGAGGATGACAAGTTTTACAGTAAAAACCTGGGGCTGACCAATCACCCCTACAAAGACTACGCCGAACCCTATGAAACCTATGTCAAAATCAAAAACATCGGCGGGCAGAACCTGAGCCTGAAAGCCGGACGGCAATCCATCCGCTATGGCGACAACCGCATCTTCGGTCCCGGCGACTGGGGCAATACCGGTCGTTACCACTGG
It includes:
- a CDS encoding ABC transporter permease subunit; this translates as MLSFAKRYPARGAAALLLLLIWYSVAFYVRLARQAEFPLPQETATAFLRLLANQDKILDHSLYAHLGASLERWFMGYTAGVAWGLGLGLAGAMLPGMGRTLAPLISVIHLIPGLAWIPIAILLVGINQRTAILLISLTAMPPVVLSLQQGLKATPEEFIMLSRMCGEGPGRRFFKVQLPAALPHLITGLRLALANSWRVVVASEMVVGTGLGLGYTIMQSRWTLDYTTAFICIGLIVVCGLLAEHGFFGMLEKVTLRRWGMSR
- a CDS encoding ABC transporter ATP-binding protein, which produces MKRGEVVLEHVSHAYPGSDGAVSVIDNLHVTIAPGELFCVLGPSGCGKTTLLKLIAGFAKPTGGRILVSGEKVTGPGPERALVFQQPQLFPWLTVAANIERGLRRRFHQTAPRRKKLVELLDLIGLEAFADHYPHQLSGGMQQRVALARALALEPEVLLLDEPFTALDQLIRERLQDELLRLNRELGRTMLFVTHNTQEAAYLGNRIMVLSQGPARVTRLLRIPLPHPRRRGDEKLWRLERELYLHCGCCSETPDLYLIPANSSEGQSP
- a CDS encoding ABC transporter substrate-binding protein, with amino-acid sequence MKKRFKLLLPATILLLSAALSACEPAVNPAKPLRLAYPNKIQYLPMMLSYAESGRKAVNQVSAFSPVIGSGGIDAAEALLAGEAEVGAMGDVPALILLSRSDRFQVICAFMQSPTMHRLVGSSARGVRSLNDLAGKRLALQLGSSTHGALLGFFAERGLQVNGILLISMSPNNFTEAMLSGAVDAVAASEPWPQNLLDRVPGAMPLATLTISGNHFPHVLIAERRLLDSRRPELRRLLQQLAASMVYIAQQPQAAAVSAARFTGRTAAAEAQACKELIFALDFSPAVSSALHQTAVFLREQKKINQLPGAESLRPIKDLQP